Proteins from a single region of Abyssalbus ytuae:
- the kdsB gene encoding 3-deoxy-manno-octulosonate cytidylyltransferase: protein MKIISMIPARYAASRFPGKLMQDLGGKTVISRTYEAVIDTGLFDDVFVVTDNDIIFKEIESIGGKAIMSTQEHDCGSDRIAEAVEKMDIDIVVNVQGDEPFSDRQSLHDVIEVFKHDKNKEIDLASLMTHITDWDEINNPNTVKVIVDNRNFALYFSRSPIPYPRATDTGVRYFKHKGVYAFRKQAITDFKRLPMLPLEATEKIEAIRYLEYGKKIKMVETDIQGIEIDTPEDLERAKKAWK, encoded by the coding sequence ATGAAAATAATTTCTATGATTCCTGCCCGTTATGCGGCTTCAAGGTTTCCTGGCAAACTTATGCAGGACCTTGGAGGAAAAACTGTTATATCGAGAACTTATGAAGCTGTAATAGATACCGGCCTGTTTGATGATGTTTTTGTGGTTACTGACAATGATATTATATTTAAAGAAATTGAAAGTATTGGCGGGAAAGCCATTATGAGTACGCAGGAGCACGATTGTGGGAGTGACAGGATAGCAGAGGCAGTGGAAAAGATGGATATAGACATTGTGGTAAATGTGCAAGGTGACGAACCCTTTTCTGACAGGCAAAGCCTGCATGATGTTATTGAAGTTTTCAAACATGATAAAAATAAAGAAATAGACCTCGCTTCCCTTATGACCCATATCACTGATTGGGATGAAATAAATAACCCCAATACAGTAAAAGTCATTGTAGACAACAGAAATTTTGCATTATATTTTTCCCGGTCCCCCATTCCTTACCCCAGAGCAACCGATACCGGTGTACGCTACTTTAAACACAAAGGTGTGTATGCTTTTAGAAAACAAGCTATAACCGATTTTAAACGTTTACCGATGTTACCACTTGAAGCTACTGAAAAAATTGAAGCTATCAGGTACCTCGAATACGGAAAGAAAATTAAAATGGTCGAAACAGACATTCAAGGAATTGAAATTGACACACCCGAAGATCTTGAACGAGCTAAAAAAGCATGGAAGTAA
- a CDS encoding HAD-IIA family hydrolase, whose product MQLHSFREITKNYKAVFFDSFGVLKNYNGIITGAQEAIIELQNKGIDYIILTNDASKSPEMLAKDYACLGFKDIPISKFVTSIMLAKSFLQSKIKKGKIAYLGTEQSAHYIKSTRREVIPVNDLNFNSDKINDVNALVLLDDEGFDWQTAINNTVNLLRMRNIPVVVANTDLIYPMNKNDIAVAIGSIADILEKITGKHFIKFGKPDIQIFNYAYEHISPKRHFKKSEILMVGDTLTTDIIGANKFGIDTALVLTGNTIPDQAEFMIKTLGITPDYICETVAG is encoded by the coding sequence ATGCAATTACATTCATTCCGGGAAATAACTAAAAATTACAAGGCAGTTTTTTTTGATTCTTTTGGTGTTTTAAAAAACTATAATGGCATAATTACCGGTGCCCAGGAAGCTATAATTGAATTACAAAATAAAGGAATAGATTATATTATCCTTACCAACGATGCTTCTAAAAGTCCTGAAATGCTGGCTAAGGACTATGCCTGCCTCGGGTTTAAGGACATTCCGATAAGTAAATTTGTAACTTCCATAATGCTGGCTAAAAGTTTTTTACAAAGCAAGATCAAAAAAGGTAAAATCGCTTATCTGGGTACTGAGCAATCTGCACATTATATTAAAAGTACAAGAAGAGAGGTAATTCCTGTAAACGATTTAAACTTTAACAGCGATAAAATTAATGATGTTAATGCTTTAGTACTTTTAGATGATGAAGGTTTTGACTGGCAAACAGCAATAAACAACACAGTGAATTTATTGAGAATGAGAAATATTCCCGTAGTTGTAGCCAATACCGACCTTATTTATCCTATGAATAAAAATGATATTGCAGTTGCAATAGGAAGTATTGCAGATATCCTTGAAAAAATAACAGGAAAACATTTTATAAAGTTCGGAAAACCCGATATACAAATTTTTAATTATGCATATGAACATATATCTCCTAAACGACATTTTAAAAAAAGTGAGATTTTGATGGTGGGTGACACTTTAACAACCGATATTATCGGAGCTAATAAATTTGGCATAGATACTGCATTAGTATTAACCGGAAACACAATTCCCGATCAGGCAGAGTTTATGATTAAAACTTTGGGCATCACTCCTGATTATATTTGCGAAACTGTAGCCGGATAA
- a CDS encoding DUF885 domain-containing protein, translating into MRLPLLFLLVFTNTIVFAQTTDIEKVFSDIETIYKQYNTENENKEQPSRYSYLTVAQYKERAGLLREQAEILEKISSEKLTHQQNISKEIMLMKLKNELSFVDYQIFFMPFNSEGGFYNHPVFILNKFPFASKKDYENYFDWLAGYTQYIEHNIQLLKQGIEEKVMRPKVVVKNTLNLMELWIDTDIDKNPFYQPFKKIPATINQEERKQLQEKGKTIISAKILPVYKKLYNFFEEEYLPSAPSQTGIKHIKKGKAYYEDRVKFYTTLNITPDSVFNLGMKEVKRIRNRMDTIISDLNFKGTFNDFIIFLRTDRQFYAKTPMELLSRAAWLSKKSEGELPSLFKKLYELPFTVKPVPEEIAPNYTAGRYVPGNMKKGTPGIYWVNTHNLPSRPLYNLPALTLHEAVPGHHLGITIARELNDIPDFRKNYYISAYGEGWGLYAEFLGEEMNMYTTPYELFGRFTYEMWRACRLVVDVGIHYKDWTREEAVNFLADNTALSLHEVNTEIDRYIGWPGQALSYKMGEITIKQLREKADKKLRKAFDIKDFHEVILKNGAVTLPVLSQEVENYINNRLTR; encoded by the coding sequence ATGAGACTTCCTCTCCTCTTCCTTTTAGTGTTTACTAATACCATAGTATTTGCACAAACTACTGATATTGAAAAAGTATTTAGTGATATTGAAACTATTTACAAACAATATAATACTGAGAATGAAAACAAGGAGCAGCCTTCCCGTTATAGTTACTTAACTGTTGCACAATATAAAGAAAGGGCCGGATTATTGAGAGAGCAAGCAGAAATATTAGAAAAAATATCTTCTGAAAAACTTACGCATCAACAAAACATTAGCAAAGAAATTATGTTGATGAAGTTAAAAAATGAATTAAGCTTTGTTGACTATCAAATATTTTTCATGCCTTTTAATTCCGAAGGAGGATTTTACAACCATCCTGTTTTTATTTTAAACAAATTTCCTTTTGCATCAAAAAAAGATTATGAAAACTATTTTGATTGGCTTGCCGGTTATACTCAATATATTGAACACAATATCCAATTACTCAAACAGGGTATTGAAGAAAAGGTAATGCGGCCCAAAGTGGTGGTAAAAAACACCCTGAACCTTATGGAGTTATGGATTGATACTGACATTGATAAAAATCCTTTTTATCAACCTTTTAAAAAAATCCCTGCTACAATAAACCAGGAAGAAAGAAAGCAACTTCAGGAAAAAGGAAAAACAATTATTTCAGCCAAAATATTACCTGTCTATAAAAAGCTATATAATTTTTTTGAAGAGGAATATTTGCCTTCTGCACCTTCCCAAACAGGTATAAAACATATAAAAAAAGGAAAAGCTTATTATGAAGACCGTGTGAAATTTTACACTACTCTCAATATTACTCCCGATTCTGTTTTTAACCTGGGAATGAAAGAAGTGAAAAGGATCAGAAACCGGATGGATACTATCATATCCGATTTAAATTTTAAAGGAACTTTTAATGATTTTATAATTTTTTTGCGCACCGACCGACAGTTTTATGCCAAAACCCCTATGGAATTATTAAGCAGAGCTGCCTGGTTGAGTAAAAAATCAGAAGGGGAATTACCCTCATTATTCAAAAAACTTTATGAATTACCTTTTACCGTAAAACCTGTTCCTGAGGAAATAGCTCCCAATTATACGGCGGGAAGGTATGTACCCGGCAATATGAAAAAAGGCACTCCAGGAATATACTGGGTAAACACCCACAATCTTCCCTCCAGGCCATTGTACAACCTGCCCGCACTCACCCTGCATGAAGCGGTTCCGGGGCATCATTTAGGCATTACCATTGCCAGAGAACTGAATGATATTCCTGATTTTAGAAAAAATTACTACATAAGTGCCTATGGTGAAGGATGGGGTTTATATGCCGAGTTTCTTGGGGAAGAAATGAACATGTATACAACTCCTTACGAACTTTTCGGAAGATTCACCTATGAAATGTGGAGAGCATGCAGGCTGGTTGTAGATGTTGGTATACATTATAAAGACTGGACAAGAGAAGAGGCTGTAAATTTTCTTGCAGACAATACCGCCCTTTCCCTGCACGAAGTAAATACCGAAATAGACCGTTATATAGGGTGGCCAGGGCAGGCTTTGAGTTATAAAATGGGAGAAATCACCATTAAACAATTAAGGGAAAAAGCAGATAAAAAATTAAGAAAAGCTTTTGATATTAAAGATTTTCATGAAGTTATTTTAAAAAACGGTGCAGTAACCTTACCTGTTCTTTCGCAGGAAGTTGAAAATTATATAAACAACCGGTTAACTAGATAA
- a CDS encoding sigma-70 family RNA polymerase sigma factor — MHNKKEFIKAVKDNEGIIFKITTIYSNNKNEQEDLYQEIVYQLWKYFDSFRNESKISTWIYKVALNTSITYLKKEKRNGVKIPIENVVINHIEEKDTIKEERITQLYSSIKKLNTVEKGLILLFLEGKSYEEIAEISGFTPTNVGTRLHRIKLKLKSTMNK; from the coding sequence ATGCATAATAAAAAAGAATTTATAAAAGCAGTTAAGGATAACGAAGGAATAATATTTAAAATTACCACTATCTATTCCAACAATAAAAACGAACAGGAAGACCTTTATCAGGAAATAGTATATCAGCTATGGAAATATTTTGACTCTTTCAGAAATGAATCAAAAATAAGTACCTGGATATATAAAGTGGCTTTAAATACTTCTATCACCTACTTGAAGAAGGAAAAACGAAACGGCGTCAAAATTCCTATAGAAAACGTGGTAATAAATCACATTGAAGAAAAAGATACCATAAAAGAAGAACGCATTACACAGTTATACAGTAGTATTAAGAAGTTAAATACTGTTGAAAAAGGGTTGATCCTTCTTTTTCTTGAAGGTAAAAGCTATGAAGAAATAGCCGAAATAAGTGGTTTTACCCCAACCAATGTGGGAACCCGTTTACACAGGATTAAATTAAAACTAAAATCCACAATGAATAAATAA
- a CDS encoding DUF4126 domain-containing protein: MTTETIISVFLGIGLAASVGFRVFLPLFALSLASYFDIWSLNENWEWIGTLPALITLGLAMIIEIFAYYIPFIDNLLDTIAVPLAAIAGTAVVVSTAADLNPLITWSLAIIAGGGTASAIKGAASATRLTSSATTAGTGNPIVSTAETGTSILMSTASIFAPVLAIILAIIILVMIIWVYKKIRAHKI; this comes from the coding sequence ATGACTACGGAAACCATAATTAGTGTTTTTTTAGGGATAGGCCTCGCGGCATCGGTTGGATTCAGGGTTTTTTTGCCTCTGTTTGCACTAAGTCTTGCCTCCTATTTTGACATTTGGAGTTTAAATGAAAACTGGGAATGGATAGGTACTTTACCTGCGCTTATAACCCTGGGACTTGCAATGATTATAGAAATTTTTGCGTATTACATTCCCTTTATAGATAATTTACTGGATACGATAGCAGTGCCTCTTGCAGCCATTGCCGGAACCGCCGTGGTAGTATCCACGGCTGCCGATTTAAACCCATTAATTACATGGTCACTGGCTATAATAGCAGGTGGTGGTACTGCAAGTGCCATTAAAGGAGCTGCCTCCGCCACACGTTTAACATCCAGTGCAACTACGGCAGGCACAGGAAATCCTATTGTTTCAACGGCCGAAACCGGAACCTCAATTTTGATGTCTACCGCTTCCATATTTGCTCCTGTTCTGGCTATTATCCTGGCAATTATTATTTTAGTAATGATTATTTGGGTGTATAAAAAAATACGCGCACATAAAATTTAA
- a CDS encoding glutamine synthetase family protein, whose amino-acid sequence MQFKKIAFTDVDGVLRGKYINKSKFDKGDLGFCNVVFGWDSSDQCYDTNSVTGWNTAFPDGVLTIDTTTRREVPWEKNTPFYLADFSKDETLKNVCPRSLLKSVINEYHKLGLYPKAGFEYEWFNFHKNSQTINEPDKNTITRGMFGYSLLRLSENKEFITQLIKGLSDFKIEVEGLHTETGPGVYEIAMQYTEALEAADQASLFKYTVKEIGLQHDILASFMSKWNVNLPGCGCHIHISLHDKAGKNLMTYQPGNKTEDVSTYFLEGILKYAADLLPVYAPTINSYKRLVEGSWAATTVSYGYQNRTTAVRLIANKPDHHHVEFRIPGADVNPYLALYSLLSTGLESIKNKTPLTHEEQQGNAYSDTRNTLLAKSLEEAVDIMEKNKALKKVLNPKFLDHFILTRKWEIKQYQKAVTDWEIKRYLEII is encoded by the coding sequence ATGCAATTCAAAAAAATAGCATTTACTGACGTAGATGGTGTTCTTAGGGGAAAATACATAAACAAATCAAAATTTGATAAAGGAGACCTCGGTTTTTGCAATGTGGTTTTTGGATGGGACAGCTCTGACCAATGCTACGACACCAACAGTGTAACAGGTTGGAATACAGCTTTTCCGGATGGGGTACTAACTATAGATACTACCACCCGGCGGGAAGTTCCCTGGGAGAAAAATACTCCCTTTTACCTGGCTGATTTTTCAAAAGATGAAACCTTAAAAAATGTATGTCCCCGCTCCCTGCTTAAATCAGTAATTAATGAATACCATAAATTAGGGTTATACCCCAAAGCAGGCTTTGAATATGAATGGTTTAATTTTCATAAAAATTCACAAACCATAAATGAACCAGACAAAAATACCATAACCCGGGGCATGTTTGGATATTCACTATTACGCCTTTCAGAAAATAAAGAATTTATAACACAGTTAATTAAAGGTTTATCCGATTTTAAAATTGAGGTTGAAGGACTACACACCGAAACCGGGCCCGGTGTATATGAAATTGCCATGCAATATACAGAGGCTCTTGAAGCAGCCGACCAGGCTTCCTTGTTTAAATACACTGTAAAAGAAATAGGTTTACAGCATGATATTTTAGCTTCTTTCATGTCTAAATGGAATGTAAACTTACCAGGCTGCGGATGCCATATTCATATCAGTTTACATGACAAAGCGGGTAAAAATTTAATGACATATCAACCGGGGAACAAAACAGAAGACGTTTCCACTTATTTTTTAGAAGGAATTTTAAAATATGCTGCTGATTTGTTACCTGTATATGCTCCTACAATTAATAGTTATAAACGACTTGTTGAAGGTTCCTGGGCAGCTACCACAGTATCTTACGGATACCAAAACCGCACGACCGCTGTGCGGCTTATTGCCAACAAACCGGATCACCATCATGTAGAATTCCGGATTCCCGGTGCCGATGTAAATCCGTACCTCGCCCTTTACTCCCTACTATCTACGGGTTTAGAAAGCATAAAAAACAAAACACCTCTCACACATGAGGAACAACAGGGAAATGCTTATTCTGACACTAGAAACACCCTTTTGGCAAAAAGCCTTGAAGAAGCCGTGGATATAATGGAAAAAAATAAGGCGCTAAAAAAAGTTCTTAATCCTAAATTTCTGGATCATTTTATCCTGACCAGGAAATGGGAAATTAAACAATATCAAAAAGCAGTAACCGACTGGGAAATTAAGCGTTACCTGGAAATAATATAA
- a CDS encoding iron-containing alcohol dehydrogenase family protein, protein MKYRNFPMVPRVVFGRSSFNQLNEIIMPKRISSEKPFIFLVDDVFEKNEWLTSRIPLMFNDKVIFISTEEEPKTEQVDALVSQIRSLYNELPSGIIGIGGGSILDLAKAVAIMLNNKGNAEDYQGWDLVHKEAIYHVGIPTISGTGAEVSRTTVLTGPKRKLGINSDHTPFDQVILDPELTKDVPKNQWFYTGMDCYIHCVESLNGSYLNAFSQSYGEKAQELCFEVFLSNGISEEESQDKLMMASWHGGMSIAYSQVGIAHALSYGLSYLLGTKHGIGNCIVFNHLDEYYPEGVKIFKEMKEKHNIELPSGLCANLSDQDFDIMMDVALGLEPLWENALGDDWKNKISREKIRSLYEKM, encoded by the coding sequence ATGAAATACAGAAATTTTCCGATGGTTCCAAGAGTGGTTTTTGGCAGGAGTAGCTTTAATCAGCTAAACGAAATTATTATGCCTAAACGTATCAGCTCCGAAAAACCATTTATCTTTTTAGTTGATGACGTCTTTGAAAAAAACGAATGGTTAACATCCAGGATACCGTTAATGTTTAATGACAAAGTCATATTTATATCAACTGAAGAGGAACCAAAAACAGAACAGGTTGACGCATTGGTGTCACAAATCAGATCTCTTTACAACGAATTACCCTCCGGTATTATAGGTATTGGCGGAGGTAGTATATTAGACCTGGCAAAAGCCGTTGCCATTATGCTAAACAATAAAGGAAATGCCGAAGATTACCAGGGATGGGACCTTGTCCATAAAGAAGCCATATATCATGTAGGAATCCCTACAATAAGTGGCACCGGTGCAGAAGTATCCAGAACCACGGTGCTTACCGGCCCCAAGAGAAAATTAGGAATTAATTCAGACCATACTCCTTTTGATCAGGTAATCCTGGATCCTGAATTAACCAAAGATGTACCAAAGAATCAATGGTTTTATACAGGAATGGACTGCTATATTCATTGTGTGGAATCGTTAAACGGCAGCTATTTAAATGCTTTCAGTCAAAGCTACGGAGAAAAAGCTCAGGAACTTTGTTTTGAAGTATTTTTAAGTAATGGAATTTCCGAAGAAGAATCTCAGGATAAGCTTATGATGGCATCCTGGCATGGTGGTATGAGCATAGCTTATTCCCAGGTAGGGATAGCACACGCATTAAGTTATGGTTTGTCCTATTTATTAGGAACCAAACATGGAATAGGCAATTGCATAGTTTTTAATCATTTAGATGAATATTACCCTGAAGGTGTGAAAATTTTTAAAGAAATGAAAGAAAAGCATAATATTGAGCTGCCTTCAGGTCTCTGTGCCAACCTTTCTGATCAGGACTTTGACATTATGATGGATGTAGCTCTTGGATTGGAACCTCTTTGGGAAAATGCCCTTGGAGATGACTGGAAAAATAAAATTTCCAGGGAAAAAATACGAAGCCTGTACGAAAAGATGTAA
- a CDS encoding HAD family hydrolase: MEVNYKNIKVIGFDADDTLWVNETYFRQTEHEFAKLLAGYETENKIDQELFKVEIQNLDLYGYGIKGFTLSMIESALDLSNGKISTQIISQILDLGKKLIAKPVELLDGIEEVLQQLSENYRLILLTKGDLLDQERKLEKSGLSQYFHHIEVLSDKKEHNYQNLLEHLEINTKEFLMIGNSLKSDVLPIVNIGAHAIHVPFHTTWQHELVHEDDNNGGYKTVENIKEVLKYL; this comes from the coding sequence ATGGAAGTAAACTACAAAAACATAAAAGTTATCGGCTTTGATGCCGATGACACCCTGTGGGTGAATGAAACATATTTTAGGCAAACCGAGCATGAATTTGCAAAACTGCTTGCTGGTTACGAAACTGAAAACAAAATAGATCAGGAACTTTTTAAAGTAGAAATTCAAAATCTTGATTTGTATGGATATGGTATAAAAGGCTTCACCCTTTCCATGATAGAAAGTGCACTGGACCTTTCTAACGGAAAAATTTCAACCCAAATAATTTCTCAAATTTTAGATTTAGGAAAAAAACTAATTGCAAAGCCTGTAGAACTTTTAGACGGCATTGAAGAAGTATTACAACAATTAAGTGAAAATTACCGGTTAATTCTACTTACCAAAGGCGATTTGTTAGATCAGGAACGCAAATTAGAAAAATCCGGATTGTCTCAATATTTTCACCATATTGAAGTTTTGAGTGATAAAAAAGAACATAACTACCAGAACCTATTAGAGCACCTTGAAATTAACACAAAGGAATTTTTAATGATAGGCAATTCATTAAAATCCGATGTGTTACCAATTGTCAATATTGGAGCTCATGCTATACATGTTCCTTTTCACACCACCTGGCAACACGAACTTGTACATGAAGATGATAATAATGGTGGATACAAAACCGTAGAAAATATTAAAGAAGTTTTAAAATATTTATAA